A portion of the Salvelinus fontinalis isolate EN_2023a chromosome 32, ASM2944872v1, whole genome shotgun sequence genome contains these proteins:
- the ago4 gene encoding protein argonaute-4 isoform X1 — protein MEREPSAMEALGPDPPIGPSAPTSLFQPPRRPGMGTVGKPIRLLANHFQVQIPKIDVYHYDIDIKPEKRPRRVNREVVDTMVRHFKMQIFGDRQPGYDGKRNMYTAHPLPIGRDRVDLEVTLPGEGKDQTFKVSLQWVSVVSLQMLLEALSGHNEVPEDSVQALDVITRHLPSMRYTPVGRSFFSPPEGYYHPLGGGREVWFGFHQSVRPAMWNMMLNIDVSATAFYRAQPVIEFMCEVLDIQNINEQTKPLTDSQRVKFTKEIRGGWGPAGLKVEVTHCGQMKRKYRVCNVTRRPASHQTFPLQLENGQAMECTVAQYFKQKYSLQLKYPHLPCLQVGQEQKHTYLPLEVCNIVAGQRCIKKLTDNQTSTMIKATARSAPDRQEEISRLVKSNSMVGGPDPYLKEFGIVVHNDMTEVTGRVLPAPMLQYGGRVSTDTGRDCGRGLSPQNKTVATPNQGVWDMRGKQFYAGIEIKVWAVACFAPQKQCREDLLKSFTDQLRKISKDAGMPIQGQPCFCKYAQGADSVEPMFKHLKLSYVGLQLIVVILPGKTPVYAEVKRVGDTLLGMATQCVQVKNVVKTSPQTLSNLCLKINAKLGGINNVLVPHQRPSVFQQPVIFLGADVTHPPAGDGKKPSIAAVVGSMDGHPSRYCATVRVQTSRQDLSQEQLYSQEVIQDLTNMVRELLIQFYKSTRFKPTRIIYYRGGVSEGQMKQVAWPELIAIRKACISLEEDYRPGITYIVVQKRHHTRLFCSDKTERVGKSGNVPAGTTVDSTITHPSEFDFYLCSHAGIQGTSRPSHYHVLWDDNCFTADELQLLTYQLCHTYVRCTRSVSIPAPAYYARLVAFRARYHLVDKDHDSAEGSHVSGQSNGRDPLALAKAVQIHYDTQHTMYFA, from the exons gacCCCCCTATAGGCCCGTCGGCCCCCACCTCCCTCTTCCAGCCCCCGCGGAGGCCTGGCATGGGCACTGTGGGGAAGCCCATCCGCCTGCTGGCGAACCACTTCCAGGTGCAGATTCCCAAGATTGATGTCTATCATTACGATATCGACATCAAGCCTGAGAAACGGCCTCGGAGGGTCAACCG GGAGGTGGTGGACACCATGGTTCGCCACTTCAAGATGCAGATCTTTGGTGATCGACAACCGGGCTACGACGGGAAGAGGAACATGTACACGGCCCACCCACTACCCATCGGGAGAGACAGG gtgGATCTGGAGGTGACTCTACCGGGGGAGGGGAAGGACCAGACCTTCAAGGTGTCGCTGCAGTGGGTGTCGGTGGTGAGCCTGCAGATGCTCCTGGAGGCCCTGTCAGGCCACAACGAGGTCCCCGAGGACTCTGTTCAGGCCCTGGACGTCATCACCCGCCACCTGCCTTCCATGAG GTACACTCCAGTGGGGCGCTCCTTCTTCTCCCCTCCGGAGGGCTACTACCACCCGCtgggcggagggagggaggtgtggtTCGGCTTCCATCAGTCGGTCCGTCCTGCCATGTGGAACATGATGCTCAACATCGATG TCTCCGCCACCGCTTTCTACCGTGCCCAGCCCGTGATCGAGTTCATGTGCGAGGTGCTGGACATCCAGAACATCAACGAGCAGACCAAGCCACTCACCGACTCCCAACGCGTCAAGTTCACCAAGGAGATCCGAGGTGGGTGGGGACCTGCAG GTCTGAAAGTCGAGGTCACCCACTGTGGTCAGATGAAGAGGAAGTATCGCGTGTGCAATGTCACTCGCCGCCCCGCCAGCCACCAAAC GTTCCCCTTACAGCTGGAGAATGGCCAGGCCATGGAGTGTACAGTGGCCCAGTACTTCAAGCAGAAGTACAGCCTACAGCTTAAATACCCCCACCTGCCCTGCCTACAAGTGGGGCAGGAACAGAAGCACACCTACCTGCCCCTGGAG GTTTGCAACATTGTGGCCGGGCAGCGCTGCATCAAGAAGCTGACAGACAACCAGACCTCCACCATGATCAAAGCTACAGCACGTTCCGCACCCGACAGGCAGGAAGAGATCAGCCGACTG GTCAAAAGCAACAGCATGGTGGGCGGTCCCGACCCCTACCTGAAGGAGTTTGGCATTGTGGTGCACAACGACATGACCGAGGTGACGGGCCGAGTCCTCCCAGCGCCCATGCTGCAGTATGGGGGCCGGGTGAGTACCGACACTGGGCGGGACTGTGGCAGG GGACTCTCTCCGCAGAATAAGACCGTGGCCACGCCCAACCAGGGCGTGTGGGACATGCGGGGGAAGCAGTTCTACGCCGGGATAGAGATCAAGGTGTGGGCCGTGGCCTGCTTCGCCCCACAGAAACAGTGCAGAGAGGACCTGCTCAA GAGCTTCACAGACCAGCTGAGGAAGATCTCGAAGGACGCGGGGATGCCCATCCAGGGCCAGCCGTGTTTCTGTAAATACGCCCAGGGAGCAGACAGCGTGGAACCCATGTTCAAACACCTCAAGCTGTCCTATGTGGGACTGCAGCTCATCGTGGTCATCCTGCCCGGCAAAACCCCTGTCTACG CGGAGGTGAAGCGGGTAGGAGACACTCTCCTGGGCATGGCCACTCAGTGTGTCCAGGTGAAGAACGTGGTGAAGACGTCCCCCCAAACCCTCTCCAACCTCTGCCTCAAGATCAACGCCAAACTGGGTGGCATCAACAACGTCCTTGTGCCCCATCAGAG ACCCTCTGTGTTCCAGCAACCCGTCATCTTCCTGGGGGCGGACGTCACTCACCCTCCAGCCGGCGACGGCAAGAAGCCCTCCATCGCGGCGGTGGTGGGCAGCATGGACGGCCACCCCAGCCGCTACTGTGCCACGGTGCGCGTGCAGACGTCGCGCCAGGACCTGTCCCAGGAGCAGCTGTACAGCCAGGAGGTCATCCAGGACCTGACCAACATGGTGCGCGAGCTACTCATCCAGTTCTACAAGTCCACGCGGTTCAAGCCCACACGCATCATCTACTACCGCGGCGGCGTGTCCGAGGGCCAAATGAAACAG gtggcgTGGCCGGAGCTGATAGCCATCAGGAAGGCCTGTATCAGCTTGGAGGAGGACTACCGACCGGGCATCACCTACATCGTGGTTCAGAAACGCCACCACACCCGCCTCTTCTGCTCAGACAAGACCGAGAGG GTTGGAAAGAGTGGCAACGTCCCAGCCGGAACCACGGTGGACAGCACAATCACCCACCCCTCCGAGTTTGACTTCTACCTGTGCAGCCATGCTGGGATCCAGGGGACCAGCCGGCCCTCCCACTACCACGTCCTGTGGGACGACAACTGCTTCACGGCCGACGAGCTCCAGCTGCTCACCTACCAGCTGTGCCACACCTACGTCCGCTGCACCCGCTCAGTCTCCATCCCCGCGCCAGCCTACTACGCCCGGCTGGTGGCCTTCCGCGCCCGCTACCACCTGGTGGACAAAGATCACGACAG TGCGGAGGGCAGCCACGTGTCGGGCCAGAGTAACGGTCGGGACCCCCTGGCCCTGGCCAAGGCAGTCCAGATCCACTATGATACACAGCACACCATGTACTTCGCCTGA
- the ago4 gene encoding protein argonaute-4 isoform X3, translated as MEREPSAMEALGPDPPIGPSAPTSLFQPPRRPGMGTVGKPIRLLANHFQVQIPKIDVYHYDIDIKPEKRPRRVNREVVDTMVRHFKMQIFGDRQPGYDGKRNMYTAHPLPIGRDRVDLEVTLPGEGKDQTFKVSLQWVSVVSLQMLLEALSGHNEVPEDSVQALDVITRHLPSMRYTPVGRSFFSPPEGYYHPLGGGREVWFGFHQSVRPAMWNMMLNIDVSATAFYRAQPVIEFMCEVLDIQNINEQTKPLTDSQRVKFTKEIRGGWGPAGLKVEVTHCGQMKRKYRVCNVTRRPASHQTFPLQLENGQAMECTVAQYFKQKYSLQLKYPHLPCLQVGQEQKHTYLPLEVCNIVAGQRCIKKLTDNQTSTMIKATARSAPDRQEEISRLVKSNSMVGGPDPYLKEFGIVVHNDMTEVTGRVLPAPMLQYGGRVSTDTGRDCGRNKTVATPNQGVWDMRGKQFYAGIEIKVWAVACFAPQKQCREDLLKSFTDQLRKISKDAGMPIQGQPCFCKYAQGADSVEPMFKHLKLSYVGLQLIVVILPGKTPVYAEVKRVGDTLLGMATQCVQVKNVVKTSPQTLSNLCLKINAKLGGINNVLVPHQRPSVFQQPVIFLGADVTHPPAGDGKKPSIAAVVGSMDGHPSRYCATVRVQTSRQDLSQEQLYSQEVIQDLTNMVRELLIQFYKSTRFKPTRIIYYRGGVSEGQMKQVAWPELIAIRKACISLEEDYRPGITYIVVQKRHHTRLFCSDKTERVGKSGNVPAGTTVDSTITHPSEFDFYLCSHAGIQGTSRPSHYHVLWDDNCFTADELQLLTYQLCHTYVRCTRSVSIPAPAYYARLVAFRARYHLVDKDHDSAEGSHVSGQSNGRDPLALAKAVQIHYDTQHTMYFA; from the exons gacCCCCCTATAGGCCCGTCGGCCCCCACCTCCCTCTTCCAGCCCCCGCGGAGGCCTGGCATGGGCACTGTGGGGAAGCCCATCCGCCTGCTGGCGAACCACTTCCAGGTGCAGATTCCCAAGATTGATGTCTATCATTACGATATCGACATCAAGCCTGAGAAACGGCCTCGGAGGGTCAACCG GGAGGTGGTGGACACCATGGTTCGCCACTTCAAGATGCAGATCTTTGGTGATCGACAACCGGGCTACGACGGGAAGAGGAACATGTACACGGCCCACCCACTACCCATCGGGAGAGACAGG gtgGATCTGGAGGTGACTCTACCGGGGGAGGGGAAGGACCAGACCTTCAAGGTGTCGCTGCAGTGGGTGTCGGTGGTGAGCCTGCAGATGCTCCTGGAGGCCCTGTCAGGCCACAACGAGGTCCCCGAGGACTCTGTTCAGGCCCTGGACGTCATCACCCGCCACCTGCCTTCCATGAG GTACACTCCAGTGGGGCGCTCCTTCTTCTCCCCTCCGGAGGGCTACTACCACCCGCtgggcggagggagggaggtgtggtTCGGCTTCCATCAGTCGGTCCGTCCTGCCATGTGGAACATGATGCTCAACATCGATG TCTCCGCCACCGCTTTCTACCGTGCCCAGCCCGTGATCGAGTTCATGTGCGAGGTGCTGGACATCCAGAACATCAACGAGCAGACCAAGCCACTCACCGACTCCCAACGCGTCAAGTTCACCAAGGAGATCCGAGGTGGGTGGGGACCTGCAG GTCTGAAAGTCGAGGTCACCCACTGTGGTCAGATGAAGAGGAAGTATCGCGTGTGCAATGTCACTCGCCGCCCCGCCAGCCACCAAAC GTTCCCCTTACAGCTGGAGAATGGCCAGGCCATGGAGTGTACAGTGGCCCAGTACTTCAAGCAGAAGTACAGCCTACAGCTTAAATACCCCCACCTGCCCTGCCTACAAGTGGGGCAGGAACAGAAGCACACCTACCTGCCCCTGGAG GTTTGCAACATTGTGGCCGGGCAGCGCTGCATCAAGAAGCTGACAGACAACCAGACCTCCACCATGATCAAAGCTACAGCACGTTCCGCACCCGACAGGCAGGAAGAGATCAGCCGACTG GTCAAAAGCAACAGCATGGTGGGCGGTCCCGACCCCTACCTGAAGGAGTTTGGCATTGTGGTGCACAACGACATGACCGAGGTGACGGGCCGAGTCCTCCCAGCGCCCATGCTGCAGTATGGGGGCCGGGTGAGTACCGACACTGGGCGGGACTGTGGCAGG AATAAGACCGTGGCCACGCCCAACCAGGGCGTGTGGGACATGCGGGGGAAGCAGTTCTACGCCGGGATAGAGATCAAGGTGTGGGCCGTGGCCTGCTTCGCCCCACAGAAACAGTGCAGAGAGGACCTGCTCAA GAGCTTCACAGACCAGCTGAGGAAGATCTCGAAGGACGCGGGGATGCCCATCCAGGGCCAGCCGTGTTTCTGTAAATACGCCCAGGGAGCAGACAGCGTGGAACCCATGTTCAAACACCTCAAGCTGTCCTATGTGGGACTGCAGCTCATCGTGGTCATCCTGCCCGGCAAAACCCCTGTCTACG CGGAGGTGAAGCGGGTAGGAGACACTCTCCTGGGCATGGCCACTCAGTGTGTCCAGGTGAAGAACGTGGTGAAGACGTCCCCCCAAACCCTCTCCAACCTCTGCCTCAAGATCAACGCCAAACTGGGTGGCATCAACAACGTCCTTGTGCCCCATCAGAG ACCCTCTGTGTTCCAGCAACCCGTCATCTTCCTGGGGGCGGACGTCACTCACCCTCCAGCCGGCGACGGCAAGAAGCCCTCCATCGCGGCGGTGGTGGGCAGCATGGACGGCCACCCCAGCCGCTACTGTGCCACGGTGCGCGTGCAGACGTCGCGCCAGGACCTGTCCCAGGAGCAGCTGTACAGCCAGGAGGTCATCCAGGACCTGACCAACATGGTGCGCGAGCTACTCATCCAGTTCTACAAGTCCACGCGGTTCAAGCCCACACGCATCATCTACTACCGCGGCGGCGTGTCCGAGGGCCAAATGAAACAG gtggcgTGGCCGGAGCTGATAGCCATCAGGAAGGCCTGTATCAGCTTGGAGGAGGACTACCGACCGGGCATCACCTACATCGTGGTTCAGAAACGCCACCACACCCGCCTCTTCTGCTCAGACAAGACCGAGAGG GTTGGAAAGAGTGGCAACGTCCCAGCCGGAACCACGGTGGACAGCACAATCACCCACCCCTCCGAGTTTGACTTCTACCTGTGCAGCCATGCTGGGATCCAGGGGACCAGCCGGCCCTCCCACTACCACGTCCTGTGGGACGACAACTGCTTCACGGCCGACGAGCTCCAGCTGCTCACCTACCAGCTGTGCCACACCTACGTCCGCTGCACCCGCTCAGTCTCCATCCCCGCGCCAGCCTACTACGCCCGGCTGGTGGCCTTCCGCGCCCGCTACCACCTGGTGGACAAAGATCACGACAG TGCGGAGGGCAGCCACGTGTCGGGCCAGAGTAACGGTCGGGACCCCCTGGCCCTGGCCAAGGCAGTCCAGATCCACTATGATACACAGCACACCATGTACTTCGCCTGA
- the ago4 gene encoding protein argonaute-4 isoform X4 — translation MEREPSAMEALGPDPPIGPSAPTSLFQPPRRPGMGTVGKPIRLLANHFQVQIPKIDVYHYDIDIKPEKRPRRVNREVVDTMVRHFKMQIFGDRQPGYDGKRNMYTAHPLPIGRDRVDLEVTLPGEGKDQTFKVSLQWVSVVSLQMLLEALSGHNEVPEDSVQALDVITRHLPSMRYTPVGRSFFSPPEGYYHPLGGGREVWFGFHQSVRPAMWNMMLNIDVSATAFYRAQPVIEFMCEVLDIQNINEQTKPLTDSQRVKFTKEIRGLKVEVTHCGQMKRKYRVCNVTRRPASHQTFPLQLENGQAMECTVAQYFKQKYSLQLKYPHLPCLQVGQEQKHTYLPLEVCNIVAGQRCIKKLTDNQTSTMIKATARSAPDRQEEISRLVKSNSMVGGPDPYLKEFGIVVHNDMTEVTGRVLPAPMLQYGGRVSTDTGRDCGRGLSPQNKTVATPNQGVWDMRGKQFYAGIEIKVWAVACFAPQKQCREDLLKSFTDQLRKISKDAGMPIQGQPCFCKYAQGADSVEPMFKHLKLSYVGLQLIVVILPGKTPVYAEVKRVGDTLLGMATQCVQVKNVVKTSPQTLSNLCLKINAKLGGINNVLVPHQRPSVFQQPVIFLGADVTHPPAGDGKKPSIAAVVGSMDGHPSRYCATVRVQTSRQDLSQEQLYSQEVIQDLTNMVRELLIQFYKSTRFKPTRIIYYRGGVSEGQMKQVAWPELIAIRKACISLEEDYRPGITYIVVQKRHHTRLFCSDKTERVGKSGNVPAGTTVDSTITHPSEFDFYLCSHAGIQGTSRPSHYHVLWDDNCFTADELQLLTYQLCHTYVRCTRSVSIPAPAYYARLVAFRARYHLVDKDHDSAEGSHVSGQSNGRDPLALAKAVQIHYDTQHTMYFA, via the exons gacCCCCCTATAGGCCCGTCGGCCCCCACCTCCCTCTTCCAGCCCCCGCGGAGGCCTGGCATGGGCACTGTGGGGAAGCCCATCCGCCTGCTGGCGAACCACTTCCAGGTGCAGATTCCCAAGATTGATGTCTATCATTACGATATCGACATCAAGCCTGAGAAACGGCCTCGGAGGGTCAACCG GGAGGTGGTGGACACCATGGTTCGCCACTTCAAGATGCAGATCTTTGGTGATCGACAACCGGGCTACGACGGGAAGAGGAACATGTACACGGCCCACCCACTACCCATCGGGAGAGACAGG gtgGATCTGGAGGTGACTCTACCGGGGGAGGGGAAGGACCAGACCTTCAAGGTGTCGCTGCAGTGGGTGTCGGTGGTGAGCCTGCAGATGCTCCTGGAGGCCCTGTCAGGCCACAACGAGGTCCCCGAGGACTCTGTTCAGGCCCTGGACGTCATCACCCGCCACCTGCCTTCCATGAG GTACACTCCAGTGGGGCGCTCCTTCTTCTCCCCTCCGGAGGGCTACTACCACCCGCtgggcggagggagggaggtgtggtTCGGCTTCCATCAGTCGGTCCGTCCTGCCATGTGGAACATGATGCTCAACATCGATG TCTCCGCCACCGCTTTCTACCGTGCCCAGCCCGTGATCGAGTTCATGTGCGAGGTGCTGGACATCCAGAACATCAACGAGCAGACCAAGCCACTCACCGACTCCCAACGCGTCAAGTTCACCAAGGAGATCCGAG GTCTGAAAGTCGAGGTCACCCACTGTGGTCAGATGAAGAGGAAGTATCGCGTGTGCAATGTCACTCGCCGCCCCGCCAGCCACCAAAC GTTCCCCTTACAGCTGGAGAATGGCCAGGCCATGGAGTGTACAGTGGCCCAGTACTTCAAGCAGAAGTACAGCCTACAGCTTAAATACCCCCACCTGCCCTGCCTACAAGTGGGGCAGGAACAGAAGCACACCTACCTGCCCCTGGAG GTTTGCAACATTGTGGCCGGGCAGCGCTGCATCAAGAAGCTGACAGACAACCAGACCTCCACCATGATCAAAGCTACAGCACGTTCCGCACCCGACAGGCAGGAAGAGATCAGCCGACTG GTCAAAAGCAACAGCATGGTGGGCGGTCCCGACCCCTACCTGAAGGAGTTTGGCATTGTGGTGCACAACGACATGACCGAGGTGACGGGCCGAGTCCTCCCAGCGCCCATGCTGCAGTATGGGGGCCGGGTGAGTACCGACACTGGGCGGGACTGTGGCAGG GGACTCTCTCCGCAGAATAAGACCGTGGCCACGCCCAACCAGGGCGTGTGGGACATGCGGGGGAAGCAGTTCTACGCCGGGATAGAGATCAAGGTGTGGGCCGTGGCCTGCTTCGCCCCACAGAAACAGTGCAGAGAGGACCTGCTCAA GAGCTTCACAGACCAGCTGAGGAAGATCTCGAAGGACGCGGGGATGCCCATCCAGGGCCAGCCGTGTTTCTGTAAATACGCCCAGGGAGCAGACAGCGTGGAACCCATGTTCAAACACCTCAAGCTGTCCTATGTGGGACTGCAGCTCATCGTGGTCATCCTGCCCGGCAAAACCCCTGTCTACG CGGAGGTGAAGCGGGTAGGAGACACTCTCCTGGGCATGGCCACTCAGTGTGTCCAGGTGAAGAACGTGGTGAAGACGTCCCCCCAAACCCTCTCCAACCTCTGCCTCAAGATCAACGCCAAACTGGGTGGCATCAACAACGTCCTTGTGCCCCATCAGAG ACCCTCTGTGTTCCAGCAACCCGTCATCTTCCTGGGGGCGGACGTCACTCACCCTCCAGCCGGCGACGGCAAGAAGCCCTCCATCGCGGCGGTGGTGGGCAGCATGGACGGCCACCCCAGCCGCTACTGTGCCACGGTGCGCGTGCAGACGTCGCGCCAGGACCTGTCCCAGGAGCAGCTGTACAGCCAGGAGGTCATCCAGGACCTGACCAACATGGTGCGCGAGCTACTCATCCAGTTCTACAAGTCCACGCGGTTCAAGCCCACACGCATCATCTACTACCGCGGCGGCGTGTCCGAGGGCCAAATGAAACAG gtggcgTGGCCGGAGCTGATAGCCATCAGGAAGGCCTGTATCAGCTTGGAGGAGGACTACCGACCGGGCATCACCTACATCGTGGTTCAGAAACGCCACCACACCCGCCTCTTCTGCTCAGACAAGACCGAGAGG GTTGGAAAGAGTGGCAACGTCCCAGCCGGAACCACGGTGGACAGCACAATCACCCACCCCTCCGAGTTTGACTTCTACCTGTGCAGCCATGCTGGGATCCAGGGGACCAGCCGGCCCTCCCACTACCACGTCCTGTGGGACGACAACTGCTTCACGGCCGACGAGCTCCAGCTGCTCACCTACCAGCTGTGCCACACCTACGTCCGCTGCACCCGCTCAGTCTCCATCCCCGCGCCAGCCTACTACGCCCGGCTGGTGGCCTTCCGCGCCCGCTACCACCTGGTGGACAAAGATCACGACAG TGCGGAGGGCAGCCACGTGTCGGGCCAGAGTAACGGTCGGGACCCCCTGGCCCTGGCCAAGGCAGTCCAGATCCACTATGATACACAGCACACCATGTACTTCGCCTGA
- the ago4 gene encoding protein argonaute-4 isoform X6 yields the protein MEREPSAMEALGPDPPIGPSAPTSLFQPPRRPGMGTVGKPIRLLANHFQVQIPKIDVYHYDIDIKPEKRPRRVNREVVDTMVRHFKMQIFGDRQPGYDGKRNMYTAHPLPIGRDRVDLEVTLPGEGKDQTFKVSLQWVSVVSLQMLLEALSGHNEVPEDSVQALDVITRHLPSMRYTPVGRSFFSPPEGYYHPLGGGREVWFGFHQSVRPAMWNMMLNIDVSATAFYRAQPVIEFMCEVLDIQNINEQTKPLTDSQRVKFTKEIRGLKVEVTHCGQMKRKYRVCNVTRRPASHQTFPLQLENGQAMECTVAQYFKQKYSLQLKYPHLPCLQVGQEQKHTYLPLEVCNIVAGQRCIKKLTDNQTSTMIKATARSAPDRQEEISRLVKSNSMVGGPDPYLKEFGIVVHNDMTEVTGRVLPAPMLQYGGRVSTDTGRDCGRNKTVATPNQGVWDMRGKQFYAGIEIKVWAVACFAPQKQCREDLLKSFTDQLRKISKDAGMPIQGQPCFCKYAQGADSVEPMFKHLKLSYVGLQLIVVILPGKTPVYAEVKRVGDTLLGMATQCVQVKNVVKTSPQTLSNLCLKINAKLGGINNVLVPHQRPSVFQQPVIFLGADVTHPPAGDGKKPSIAAVVGSMDGHPSRYCATVRVQTSRQDLSQEQLYSQEVIQDLTNMVRELLIQFYKSTRFKPTRIIYYRGGVSEGQMKQVAWPELIAIRKACISLEEDYRPGITYIVVQKRHHTRLFCSDKTERVGKSGNVPAGTTVDSTITHPSEFDFYLCSHAGIQGTSRPSHYHVLWDDNCFTADELQLLTYQLCHTYVRCTRSVSIPAPAYYARLVAFRARYHLVDKDHDSAEGSHVSGQSNGRDPLALAKAVQIHYDTQHTMYFA from the exons gacCCCCCTATAGGCCCGTCGGCCCCCACCTCCCTCTTCCAGCCCCCGCGGAGGCCTGGCATGGGCACTGTGGGGAAGCCCATCCGCCTGCTGGCGAACCACTTCCAGGTGCAGATTCCCAAGATTGATGTCTATCATTACGATATCGACATCAAGCCTGAGAAACGGCCTCGGAGGGTCAACCG GGAGGTGGTGGACACCATGGTTCGCCACTTCAAGATGCAGATCTTTGGTGATCGACAACCGGGCTACGACGGGAAGAGGAACATGTACACGGCCCACCCACTACCCATCGGGAGAGACAGG gtgGATCTGGAGGTGACTCTACCGGGGGAGGGGAAGGACCAGACCTTCAAGGTGTCGCTGCAGTGGGTGTCGGTGGTGAGCCTGCAGATGCTCCTGGAGGCCCTGTCAGGCCACAACGAGGTCCCCGAGGACTCTGTTCAGGCCCTGGACGTCATCACCCGCCACCTGCCTTCCATGAG GTACACTCCAGTGGGGCGCTCCTTCTTCTCCCCTCCGGAGGGCTACTACCACCCGCtgggcggagggagggaggtgtggtTCGGCTTCCATCAGTCGGTCCGTCCTGCCATGTGGAACATGATGCTCAACATCGATG TCTCCGCCACCGCTTTCTACCGTGCCCAGCCCGTGATCGAGTTCATGTGCGAGGTGCTGGACATCCAGAACATCAACGAGCAGACCAAGCCACTCACCGACTCCCAACGCGTCAAGTTCACCAAGGAGATCCGAG GTCTGAAAGTCGAGGTCACCCACTGTGGTCAGATGAAGAGGAAGTATCGCGTGTGCAATGTCACTCGCCGCCCCGCCAGCCACCAAAC GTTCCCCTTACAGCTGGAGAATGGCCAGGCCATGGAGTGTACAGTGGCCCAGTACTTCAAGCAGAAGTACAGCCTACAGCTTAAATACCCCCACCTGCCCTGCCTACAAGTGGGGCAGGAACAGAAGCACACCTACCTGCCCCTGGAG GTTTGCAACATTGTGGCCGGGCAGCGCTGCATCAAGAAGCTGACAGACAACCAGACCTCCACCATGATCAAAGCTACAGCACGTTCCGCACCCGACAGGCAGGAAGAGATCAGCCGACTG GTCAAAAGCAACAGCATGGTGGGCGGTCCCGACCCCTACCTGAAGGAGTTTGGCATTGTGGTGCACAACGACATGACCGAGGTGACGGGCCGAGTCCTCCCAGCGCCCATGCTGCAGTATGGGGGCCGGGTGAGTACCGACACTGGGCGGGACTGTGGCAGG AATAAGACCGTGGCCACGCCCAACCAGGGCGTGTGGGACATGCGGGGGAAGCAGTTCTACGCCGGGATAGAGATCAAGGTGTGGGCCGTGGCCTGCTTCGCCCCACAGAAACAGTGCAGAGAGGACCTGCTCAA GAGCTTCACAGACCAGCTGAGGAAGATCTCGAAGGACGCGGGGATGCCCATCCAGGGCCAGCCGTGTTTCTGTAAATACGCCCAGGGAGCAGACAGCGTGGAACCCATGTTCAAACACCTCAAGCTGTCCTATGTGGGACTGCAGCTCATCGTGGTCATCCTGCCCGGCAAAACCCCTGTCTACG CGGAGGTGAAGCGGGTAGGAGACACTCTCCTGGGCATGGCCACTCAGTGTGTCCAGGTGAAGAACGTGGTGAAGACGTCCCCCCAAACCCTCTCCAACCTCTGCCTCAAGATCAACGCCAAACTGGGTGGCATCAACAACGTCCTTGTGCCCCATCAGAG ACCCTCTGTGTTCCAGCAACCCGTCATCTTCCTGGGGGCGGACGTCACTCACCCTCCAGCCGGCGACGGCAAGAAGCCCTCCATCGCGGCGGTGGTGGGCAGCATGGACGGCCACCCCAGCCGCTACTGTGCCACGGTGCGCGTGCAGACGTCGCGCCAGGACCTGTCCCAGGAGCAGCTGTACAGCCAGGAGGTCATCCAGGACCTGACCAACATGGTGCGCGAGCTACTCATCCAGTTCTACAAGTCCACGCGGTTCAAGCCCACACGCATCATCTACTACCGCGGCGGCGTGTCCGAGGGCCAAATGAAACAG gtggcgTGGCCGGAGCTGATAGCCATCAGGAAGGCCTGTATCAGCTTGGAGGAGGACTACCGACCGGGCATCACCTACATCGTGGTTCAGAAACGCCACCACACCCGCCTCTTCTGCTCAGACAAGACCGAGAGG GTTGGAAAGAGTGGCAACGTCCCAGCCGGAACCACGGTGGACAGCACAATCACCCACCCCTCCGAGTTTGACTTCTACCTGTGCAGCCATGCTGGGATCCAGGGGACCAGCCGGCCCTCCCACTACCACGTCCTGTGGGACGACAACTGCTTCACGGCCGACGAGCTCCAGCTGCTCACCTACCAGCTGTGCCACACCTACGTCCGCTGCACCCGCTCAGTCTCCATCCCCGCGCCAGCCTACTACGCCCGGCTGGTGGCCTTCCGCGCCCGCTACCACCTGGTGGACAAAGATCACGACAG TGCGGAGGGCAGCCACGTGTCGGGCCAGAGTAACGGTCGGGACCCCCTGGCCCTGGCCAAGGCAGTCCAGATCCACTATGATACACAGCACACCATGTACTTCGCCTGA